One region of Solanum pennellii chromosome 6, SPENNV200 genomic DNA includes:
- the LOC107021389 gene encoding glucomannan 4-beta-mannosyltransferase 2-like encodes MTEVSTNALFPETFQGTAADIAGQIGLMWELIKAPLIVPLLRAAVYICLAMELMLFIERLYMGIVIVLVKLFMKKPDKRYNWEPMRDDLEIGNEGFPMVLVQIPMFNEKEVYKISIGAACNLSWPSDRLVIQVLDDSTDPLIKDLVEKECLRWANKGINIRYQIRENRGGYKAGALKEGLKRDYVKDCEYVVIFDADFRPEPDFLRRAIPFLVHNSEIALVQGRWRFVNANECLLTRMQEMSLDYHFTVEQEVGSSTHAFFGFNGTGGVWRIAAINEAGGWKDRTTVEDMDLAVRASLKGWKFLYLGDLQVKSELPSTFKAFRFQQHRWSCGPANLFRKMVMEIVRNKRVNIWKKFYVIYSFFFVRKIIAHMVTFFFFCVVLPLSLLVPEVEIPTWGAIYIPCIITTLNSVGTPRSIHLLFYWILFENVMAFQRTKATFIGLLEAKRANEWVVTEKLGDALKNKEKTKQTKKPRGSLFGDRILPQELGFAVFLFFCGCYDVLYGKSQYFLYIFLQVITFTIAGFGYIGTIVPS; translated from the exons atgacAGAGGTTTCAACAAATGCTCTGTTTCCAGAGACATTTCAGGGGACAGCAGCAGATATAGCAGGCCAAATTGGGTTAATGTGGGAATTAATTAAAGCTCCATTAATTGTTCCATTATTAAGGGCTGCTGTGTACATTTGTTTAGCTATGGAACTTATGCTTTTCATTGAAAGGCTTTATATGGGTATAGTCATTGTTCTTGTTAAACTCTTCATGAAAAAACCGGATAAAAGGTATAATTGGGAACCAATGAGAGATGATTTGGAGATTGGAAATGAAGGTTTTCCTATGGTTCTTGTTCAAATTCCCATGTTCAATGAAAAAGAG GTTTACAAGATCTCCATTGGAGCTGCATGTAATCTTTCATGGCCATCTGATAGACTTGTcattcaagttcttgatgattCTACTGATCCTCTCATTAAG GATTTGGTAGAGAAAGAATGCTTAAGGTGGGCAAACAAAGGGATTAACATTAGATACCAAATTAGAGAGAACAGAGGAGGTTACAAAGCTGGAGCTCTTAAAGAAGGATTAAAACGTGATTATGTTAAAGATTGCGAATACGTCGTCATTTTCGACGCTGATTTCCGGCCTGAACCGGATTTTCTCCGGCGAGCTATCCCTTTTCTTGTACATAACTCGGAAATTGCACTCGTTCAAGGTCGTTGGCGTTTTG TGAATGCAAATGAGTGCTTATTAACAAGAATGCAAGAGATGTCATTAGATTATCATTTCACTGTAGAGCAAGAAGTGGGTTCATCCACTCATGCATTCTTTGGGTTCAATG GAACAGGAGGTGTGTGGAGAATAGCAGCAATTAATGAAGCTGGTGGATGGAAAGACAGAACAACTGTAGAGGATATGGACCTTGCAGTTAGAGCTAGTCTTAAAGGCTGGAAGTTTCTTTATCTTGGTGATCTCCAG GTGAAAAGTGAACTACCTAGTACATTCAAAGCCTTTCGCTTTCAGCAGCATCGTTGGTCGTGTGGTCCTGCAAATTTGTTCAGGAAAATGGTTATGGAGATTGTTAGGAATAAG AGAGTAAACATTTGGAAGAAGTTTTATGTGATCTACAGCTTCTTCTTCGTCCGGAAGATCATAGCTCACATGgtcacttttttcttcttctgtgtTGTTCTTCCGTTGAGCCTTTTAGTTCCTGAAGTTGAAATCCCTACATGGGGTGCGATCTACATCCCCTGCATTATCACCACATTGAATTCTGTTGGAACTCCAAG GTCAATTCATCTACTCTTCTACTGGATTCTCTTCGAGAATGTGATGGCTTTCCAACGAACCAAGGCTACATTTATCGGCTTGCTAGAAGCAAAAAGAGCTAATGAATGGGTTGTCACGGAGAAATTAGGTGATGCTCTCaagaacaaagaaaaaacaaaacaaaccaaaaaaccCCGAGGATCTCTATTTGGAGACAG GATTCTTCCACAAGAATTGGGATTCGcagttttccttttcttttgtgGATGCTATGATGTCCTCTATGGGAAAAGCCAGTACTTCCTTTACATCTTCCTCCAAGTCATCACTTTCACAATTGCTGGATTTGGCTACATTGGCACCATCGTCCCCTCGTAA